A stretch of the Nitrosarchaeum sp. genome encodes the following:
- a CDS encoding CoA pyrophosphatase: MDLKTLKSLLSSKINPVLENNGTNKLASVLVVIYGKEPIVVMTEKPKHLNFHAGEISFPGGKFDSSDSDLLDTALRETEEEIGLRISKEQVTGQLEPVVTLNSRFTILPFVSIVDEIPSLSANNEVEKIFHIPLDSFLKTMAKDPDPSHNRIQEMFTFEYQNKIVWGASARILKQITHRLNS; encoded by the coding sequence AACAATGGAACAAACAAACTAGCATCTGTTCTTGTTGTGATTTATGGAAAAGAACCGATTGTAGTTATGACTGAAAAACCAAAGCATTTGAATTTTCATGCTGGGGAAATTTCATTTCCAGGAGGAAAATTTGATTCTAGCGATTCTGATCTTTTAGACACTGCATTACGTGAGACTGAAGAAGAAATTGGTTTGAGAATTTCAAAAGAACAAGTAACAGGACAACTGGAACCAGTTGTAACTCTTAATTCTCGTTTTACTATCTTGCCATTTGTTTCAATAGTTGATGAAATCCCATCGCTTTCAGCAAACAACGAAGTAGAAAAAATTTTTCATATTCCTTTAGATTCTTTTTTGAAAACAATGGCCAAAGATCCTGATCCAAGTCATAACCGAATTCAAGAAATGTTTACCTTTGAGTATCAAAATAAAATTGTCTGGGGAGCTTCTGCAAGAATACTAAAACAAATTACACATCGCCTAAATTCCTGA
- a CDS encoding 50S ribosomal protein L31e: MSQELERVYTINLGKVLLSVDTHRAPRAINMIKEFARHHMKTSEIKIEEDLAHIIWSKGVRSPPRKIRVRMSKTDEGYILVSPFTDEPETPAKEVKKETPKETPAKEVKKETPKETPAKEVKKETPKETP, translated from the coding sequence ATGTCTCAAGAATTAGAAAGAGTGTATACTATCAATTTAGGTAAAGTTTTACTTTCAGTGGATACACATCGTGCACCACGAGCTATTAACATGATTAAAGAATTTGCTCGACATCACATGAAGACATCTGAAATCAAAATTGAAGAAGATCTTGCTCATATTATTTGGTCAAAAGGAGTACGTAGTCCTCCACGAAAAATTAGAGTTAGAATGAGTAAAACAGATGAAGGTTACATTTTGGTTTCCCCATTTACTGATGAACCAGAAACTCCAGCTAAAGAAGTAAAGAAAGAAACACCAAAAGAAACTCCAGCTAAAGAAGTAAAGAAAGAAACACCAAAAGAAACTCCAGCTAAAGAAGTAAAGAAAGAAACACCAAAAGAAACTCCA